The nucleotide sequence AGCTGGCGAGCGTGGCACCTTCGAAATGCGTTCTGAGGGAACCGTTGGAACTTCCCGCCTGCACCGCAGAAATTGCGATGTTCGTCGATGACACGCTTTCAATTTGGCCTGTCAGAATACCGAATGGTGTCGTTCCGTTCGACAGGCATTTCACAACTCAATTGATGGGAAAAATGCAGCGAGTGAGCCCAATCCCGAAACGGCTTGACGATTGATCGGAGCGATAATAGAAGCCCCCCTGTTTCGCTCACCTGACTGTAATTCCGCCAAAGAGAAATCTGAACCTTACGCCGACTGTCTCAGATATGCCGGCCCGAAGCGGCGGGCGCGATCGAGTCACCATTCACACCCTCAAAGCATCCTAACCGACCCGTTTCAACCGAAAGGGTCGGTTAGGAGTAGTCAATCAATCGACGCATCGAAAGAAGTGATCTGATGCGTTTGATTGGGGTTCAGTCGACGAACATGAACTCATTGGTCATGAGCAGGACCTGAGCCAGCCTGTCCCAGGGTGAAAGTTTCTCGCTGTCCGACGTTTCCGCCGTGCCCAGGAACTGCAGCGCGACACTCCGTTCGTCCACTGTTGGCTGACGTCCGAAAACGCGTTGATACAGATGCTCAAGACGCTCGGGATCATTGCTGGCCATCGCTACACAATCGGCCGCCAGTCGCCTTGATTGCTCCTGCATGAATGGAGAATTCATCGCGAACAAAGACTGTTGCGGCACTGTCGTCTGAGGACGATCAGATGCCGATGCATCAGTGTCCGCAAAGTCGAACGCTCGGAAAATCCCCGGCAAATCATTGCGATTAATCAGGGTGTAGAGCGTCCGTCGCGTCGTGGCTGGATTCATCACACCATCAAATGGTTGTCCCCCGATGCGATCATCAAGTTTCCCAGAGACCGCCAGCAGGGAATCGCGGAAGGATTCGAAGTCCAGTCGCTGTCGCGGCATTCGCCACAGCAAACGGTTCTCGGGATCGACCCCACGTGCAACCGGGTTTTCCGCAGCGGACTGCTGAAAGACGGACGAGGCCATAATCAGCCGGTGCAACTTCTTCAGCGACCAGTTCATGGGCGAATCGGGATGGTCGAGACCGCTGAGTTCCGCTGACAACCAGTCGAGCAATTCAGGATGTGAAGGAGGGAGGCCGCGAGTTCCGAAATCGCTCGGAGTCGCGACGATCCCCGTCCCGAAGTGGTGCTGCCAGACACGGTTCGTAATGACTCGTGCTGTCAGGGGGTTTTGTGTATCAACAATCGCTTCCGCCAGATCCAGGCGGCCGCTGCCTCGCGCAAATGGTTTGCGCTCGGGCATCGAAACAACCTCGAGGAACTGCCGTGGAACCGGCTTGCCGCGCCGTCCCGGGTTACCGCGCACAAAAATCACGGGATCATTCAAGGCCCCATCACGGACAATCATCGCGCGAGGGGGAGCCCCTGGCGACGTCACCTTCAGTGCATCAACATTTCTCTTCAGATTCGTGATCTGATCGACAATATCGCGACTGAACGCGGGACGGGCTTCGTCGAGAGTCAGATTTGCTGGAGACTTCTCGCCATACAGCAGCTGTCGAACTTGCTCCGCATTGGGGTCGGCAAGTCCAGTGGCCTCGGGGGTCGCTTTTTGCAATTCCGTCCACTGAGAGCGAAGATCATCAAACAGGTTGCCGTAAAGACGAGCAAGCTCCAAAAGCGTCGTTGGCTTCTGAGCGACGATTGCTTGCCGGACGAGAGGATTAACCCGTGCGGCTTCGTCATCGTTGGCCCATGACTCCACCATCTGCGTTACCGCAGCGGAAAAGTCTTCGGGCTTCTCCACTTTTGAAAGGACAAACCAGGGAACCAGGGCCGGATGTGGCTGTGCGACATTGCGATTGAGCAAGTCTTTCCAGCGCTGCACGACGGGTCGACGTGGTTCGTTAGCGCCCGTGAACGCGACAGGAGTCTGATTCCAGGCTGGGATCTCCTTGGCGATCTGCTGCAATGAATCACCTGCAACGACACGAATCTCTTCGGCCAGTTTTGGAATGCTCTCTTTCTCATAGGCCAGCACGTCGGCTTGCCGCTTTTCCAATTCGGCAAGGAACTGGCGATAGGCGGCCTGATCTTTTGGCAGACCGATGACAGGCAACTCCTCGGGTTCCGTGGTCGAAGCAAAAACTCCGTACAGCGAGTAATAGTCCGCAGTCGGGATCGGGTCGAACTTGTGATCATGACATCGCGCACAGCCGACGGTCATCCCCAACAGGCCTCGCGTCACAACGTCGATGCGATCGTCGATAATGTCGTTCTGGTTGTTCAGATACCGCCGGCCGACGGTCAGAAACCCGAGTGCCGCCAGACGCGAATCTTGCGACTCAGCGATTCCCTGCTCGCCCTTCTCGTTAAGGACAACCAGGTCAGCCGCAATCTGCTCAACCACGAACCTGTCGTAAGAAAGGTCCGAATTCATCGCTTCGACTACGTAGTCGCGGTAAGTGTACGAATAGGGATAGCGGGGCTCTGCCGTGAAAACATAACCCTTGGAGTCGGCATAACGAGCCACGTCGAGCCAGTGTCGGCCCCAACGCTGCCCGTAGTACGGCGAAGCCAGCAGACGATCAATTAACCGTTCGGCCGCGTCGGGTGACTGATCCGCCAGGAATTCCTGCACCTGATCGAATGTGGGCGGAACACCCCACAAGTCCAGCGTCGCACGGCGGATGAATTCATAACGGCTCGCCGGTGGCGCGAGCGTGATGTCCTTTTCAGCCAATGATTGGGTGATGAACGCATCTACCGGGGTTTGAACTTGGGACACCGGCACCGCTTCCGAATGCGGGTTCCCGGAAAGCGAAGTCAGATGAGGAATCGCGGGACGTTTGACGGGCTTGAATGCCCAGTGATCCTTTGGATCGGCGGCATCGACCACCGACTCGGCGGGCCACGGCGCTCCCATGGACAGCCACTGCTGGAAGTCCGCAATTTGCTCGGCGGGCAGTTTTCCTTTGGGAGGCATCTGCGTATCGCCATCGGCATACTCGAGTACCTTCAGCAAGCGACTTCCTTCGGCGTTCCCCGAAAAAACGGGGCCGCCGTCGGTACCTTTCAAGAACCCCGCGTGAGTATCGAGCCGCAGCCCCGCTTCCTGCTTTTTAGAACCATGGCATTCGAGGCAATGCTCGACGAGAAGTGGGCGAACCCGCTTTTCAAAGAAATCCAATTGCTCGGGCGTGGGGGCCCCTGCCGCACTCGCAGCGGAAAGGGCAACGAGCCACACCGAACAGTGGGCGATTCGAAGGAGATTTTTCATCGTGGCAAGTTTCCAAAGGCTGGAAGACACCTGCGTCTGCTGAAGATCAGCGACATTGATTGCCGGGCTTCAGTAATCGTATTCAGACGGACCAGGGGAATATTCGACGGTGAACCGACGACATTCCGTGATCATCAGGTGAAATCGGTGTCGTTTTACTGGCGGGGGTGGAGTGCAGTTTTTAGCAGTGAATTCTTGAGCAAGTGGCTCAGCGGTGCGGTAAGCGAATCAATGACCTGAAACCTGTAGCCAGTGTTCAAGATCAGCGAGGGAATGAAAATCCAGCAGTGCTTCCCCCAGTTGGTGGCTCTGCTCCAGTGAAAGTCGGTGAATCTTCTGCCTCAACTCATCCGGTACGTCCCCGCACACTCGGACCAGTTGCCGCAAAAGCAGTTCCTCGCTTCCTTTGAGGAAACCTTCTTCTCGTCCTTCTTCTTTTGCTAATCGTTCTACCGAGGTCACGTACGGCATACGTAACTCCTCTTCATAAGCGATCAAATCTGAGCGGAATCGGCGGTCCAAATCAGCTCTCAAACGCATCATCCAGTCAATCAGCCGAAAGAGCTCTCTTATTCTATCGGAAGAGTACCCCAGCGTGTAGAGGTTTCGTACCAACTCCGTCTTCGCACTGAATCGCGACTCTGGGTCACCCGTCGTCCTGAGGGCGGCAATTTGAGCTCTCGAAACCTGAGCGACCAGTGACACATTGTCCACCCAGTCTGATTCGAGTCGTTCCACGATTTTGCAGACGGGAAACTGGCGATGGCTCAGGAAGCCACCCATTTCAAAGCGATGTTCACGGGGCATCCAGCTTTTTCGTAAATCGGCCAAAATCACCAGCGTCAAAATCTCCTGGCGAAACATCCACTTGAGCCCAGAATGGTAAAGATCGAGCCGAAAGGCGAAATCCGCCTCGTACGAGGTCTGAATCTCCAGATGACACAAAATCCACTGCTCGTCGCCAGTTTTCAGACGAACTTTAAACAGAACATCAACTTCACTGTTCTTTTGACCAGACTGACCGACGATCTGGCTGATTTCTTTGTCCAGCCACTGCGGTTCAAAGCTCCAGTCAACCAATTCTGCCAGCGCGGGAAAACAATTCTCGACCGAATCTCGCAAGTGCGAGCGCAGTAACTCTTTCCACGCCCCGTCATAATCACTTTCCGGCGTCTCGCTCTGCGATCCAGAAATGGAGTCATTCGTCATAAATCGAACTTCATCGAGAGAGGGACTGCACCAGAAGTCACTGTTTTTCCGCCTTGATGACCCAGATGTCCGTCACGTAGTGTCGCTGTCGCCAGTTCAGTTCGGATTCGTCCATCTCTTCCCATGTGAGGGTGATTCGGCCATCGGCCAGCGTCTCCGCAGGAACCTCAAAGATCTGTTCAGTCACCTGGTCGAACGTCTCGCCGGTTCTCAACAACTTCGCCTTGACGCCATCGATCACCAATGGGGACGACCGCTGAGCAAAAAGTTTTACGATGTAAGCTGAGGAACTGTCGAGATTGTTGTAGGTGATGCCTTGCGGGATGCGGAACAGGTAAGCGTGCCAGGCCTGTCGCAATCGATTTCGCTTTTCCCCCACCCATCGCTGGTTGGGCCGGGGATGGTCATCCTGATGGCGAAGCGCGTCTCCTGCCAGCAAGAGTTTCGGGATACGAGGGGAACGACCAACGTGACCGACGACGTCGTAGTAACCTTGGTCGCCCGGATTCTCCCAATTGATGATGACCTCAATCCGTTTCCGCTGTGTCGCCACGTCGGACAGTCTGACGACCGCTTCTAACTGATCTTCCAGCCACCAGCGGTTATTGAGGGGGTAGTTCACAAAATCGAGAACCGCCCCTCGCTCGTAGCCCGAAGCCTGGTACCGGGGGACGCTGGTCTGCAGTCCGATTTCTTCAAACAGTGTCTCACCGAATTTGTTGAGCTTTTCCAGCCCCTCTACGTCGACAGGTTCGGTCGCGGCCCGTTCGAGAATCTGACGCGCGGCACTGATCGTGGAGAGGACATCGGCATGACTCGACTCGGCCAGTTTGGCCAAGGCCTGACGTTCGAGATCGATCTCATAGAGAAGTCGCTTTCGGGTGTAAGCATCGTAATAGGCTCGGAACAAGTGCATCTGAAAACGCCACGGACTTCCCGCAGTGACAATGCGTCGTTCAAGTTCCTGCCACAATCGCAACGCCCCTTCGATTGAGCCGTTCTCCGCAAGGGCTCCGCGCAGATTCGTCTCCAGTGAGAACAAACCGTCTGCCCCGACCTGGGCAAGGTCACTGCGGAAAAAGAACCGGGCGTACTCCTCTGCCACATGGCGCGGATCGACCTCAGGATTCCAGCCAAGCTGTGACCACAGGTTCTTGTTGAAGTCATCGTGTACGCCGTCGGAATAAGAAAGAAAGCCGTTTGTGAAGGAATAGTCCATCCGGTAAACGGCGGTGTAATCGACAGGGCGAGGGTTAACGCACTCACGGCCGAGGGTCATACCCAGCGCCGGATCGAGCCACGGGACAGGATACTGACATCGCACGGTGTGCGTGATGTCCGGGTACCAACGGAGTTGATACGCATCGGCAAGTCGGCGACGTGTCGCCTCCATCGGAGGACTTCCCGGCCCCATCACCAATCCACCAAACCAGGCTGGCTTATGTTCATCGAGATAGCGGAAGAGGAAGTCCACGTCGTCTGGTTTAAAGTGCTGCAGCGACAGCCAGACCTTCGCCTGGGGATGATACTTGTTTACCAGTGATGCCATGCGCTGTAAGAACGGCACCAGATGCTCTGCTTTATTCTCCCCCGGATCTCCCCCCGGAACGAAGATGGCATCCAGCCGCTTGACCTGCTGATAGTATGCCTCCTGCTGCTCGAGGAATGCCGCTTCCTCCGTCGCGTTCGGCAGCTTCACGAGCACCGGTACCCAGATCCAGTGATCGAGATCATACCGATCACACAACTCTGCAAATTTGATATTCATTTCCGGGCGGGAATATTTCATCAATGGACTGAGTTTTCCTCCTTGCCAGGGAATGTTCTCAACTGCATTGGCTCCGAAAATGACGAGTTCGCGAAAGTACTGATCAAATTGATCAATGCTCCACGCATCCCAACTATTCGCTGTATCCCGATATCCCAGCTGATGACCACGCAGGGGCCTGTCGGGTGACTCACTTGCCTGAAACCCGAACGACAACGTGATGCGCCCGTCATGCCAGTTCAGGTTCCGCAGCAGCTTGCCAACGCCGAATAAGGCTCCTCGCGAATCACGGCCCGTCACGAAGACGATCGCGGGCCCCTGTTCATTTGCCGGAGTCAACCGAATTGAGAACGATTCCGCCGGTTCGGGAACGGTGGCAACGACAGAATTCGCCCGCTCTGACCACGCCGGTGGTGCCACTCTGGTTGAGATGGCGATGATGGCTTTTGCGTCAACGGGCCATTCGGTCGTGACCGGCAGCTGGATCCCAGTTCGACGCTGCAACTCTTCAACGAGAACTGTCGGGGCGATTCGTTCTGCGGCAGGTAATTCGCCCCCCCGCGTGACGACGATCGCCTTCGAGAGATCGATCTCGTGAGCCCAAACTGAAGAGGTCACCGTCAGTAAGAGGACGACGATACAGCCGAGGGATTGACGGACCATGAAGGAGCCTTTTCACGGGAAATTTCCGCAGACTGACTGCTGGCGCGCCTCCAGACACAGGCGCACAGGTCGATTGAAACGCGTGAGTGAGAATGACAACCAATGCAGAGGGGTCCGACATCAAAATCGGACGACGCCGAGCTTACCACTGGGTCTATTCGCAAGCAATTAACGCAGTCCGGCCCTCGGAGCGTCCGTCGTCATCCAGTCACCATGTGATGCGACCGCTTAGCACGTGCGAGTTCTGACTTCGTCCGCAGCAAAGCAGAAACCCCGGTCGTCGCAAACATGCGACCACCGGGGTGACGTGTGAAACAACTTTTCTTCCGATCGCACTGATTGTCAGTATGTCAGGGGGAGGTCTCGATTCGGAGCAGCGTTGGCCTGTCGATGGGAGGAACGATGGTCTCCACTCAGATCAAAAGTCGAACCAGATCCCCGCCCCGATCATCCGATCTGATTGTCCCACGAATGACCACTGCATCGAGGGCCCCTCGTAATAACTGACACCCGTTCGCAGCGTATGATTCGATACCCCACGCCATTGCCATCCAGCCTGGACGGTAATGCTGGTGGTATAGTTGAACTCCTGTCGTGTGTGACCATTGATCGCTGCGAACGGTGCCCCATGCAGACCAAAAACCAACGGGGAGTACTGAATACCATACTGCAGTTCCAGGGGTTGAGCACCGTCCTGAGCAAACACGGCCCAGGCAATCTCACCATAGACTTGCAGATTGGGACTCATGACGTCGCGTGTCCATCCAATGATCAGCGAATCTCGAACATAGTTAAGACGTTCAAAACCG is from Schlesneria sp. DSM 10557 and encodes:
- a CDS encoding PSD1 and planctomycete cytochrome C domain-containing protein, translating into MKNLLRIAHCSVWLVALSAASAAGAPTPEQLDFFEKRVRPLLVEHCLECHGSKKQEAGLRLDTHAGFLKGTDGGPVFSGNAEGSRLLKVLEYADGDTQMPPKGKLPAEQIADFQQWLSMGAPWPAESVVDAADPKDHWAFKPVKRPAIPHLTSLSGNPHSEAVPVSQVQTPVDAFITQSLAEKDITLAPPASRYEFIRRATLDLWGVPPTFDQVQEFLADQSPDAAERLIDRLLASPYYGQRWGRHWLDVARYADSKGYVFTAEPRYPYSYTYRDYVVEAMNSDLSYDRFVVEQIAADLVVLNEKGEQGIAESQDSRLAALGFLTVGRRYLNNQNDIIDDRIDVVTRGLLGMTVGCARCHDHKFDPIPTADYYSLYGVFASTTEPEELPVIGLPKDQAAYRQFLAELEKRQADVLAYEKESIPKLAEEIRVVAGDSLQQIAKEIPAWNQTPVAFTGANEPRRPVVQRWKDLLNRNVAQPHPALVPWFVLSKVEKPEDFSAAVTQMVESWANDDEAARVNPLVRQAIVAQKPTTLLELARLYGNLFDDLRSQWTELQKATPEATGLADPNAEQVRQLLYGEKSPANLTLDEARPAFSRDIVDQITNLKRNVDALKVTSPGAPPRAMIVRDGALNDPVIFVRGNPGRRGKPVPRQFLEVVSMPERKPFARGSGRLDLAEAIVDTQNPLTARVITNRVWQHHFGTGIVATPSDFGTRGLPPSHPELLDWLSAELSGLDHPDSPMNWSLKKLHRLIMASSVFQQSAAENPVARGVDPENRLLWRMPRQRLDFESFRDSLLAVSGKLDDRIGGQPFDGVMNPATTRRTLYTLINRNDLPGIFRAFDFADTDASASDRPQTTVPQQSLFAMNSPFMQEQSRRLAADCVAMASNDPERLEHLYQRVFGRQPTVDERSVALQFLGTAETSDSEKLSPWDRLAQVLLMTNEFMFVD
- a CDS encoding DUF4351 domain-containing protein, coding for MTNDSISGSQSETPESDYDGAWKELLRSHLRDSVENCFPALAELVDWSFEPQWLDKEISQIVGQSGQKNSEVDVLFKVRLKTGDEQWILCHLEIQTSYEADFAFRLDLYHSGLKWMFRQEILTLVILADLRKSWMPREHRFEMGGFLSHRQFPVCKIVERLESDWVDNVSLVAQVSRAQIAALRTTGDPESRFSAKTELVRNLYTLGYSSDRIRELFRLIDWMMRLRADLDRRFRSDLIAYEEELRMPYVTSVERLAKEEGREEGFLKGSEELLLRQLVRVCGDVPDELRQKIHRLSLEQSHQLGEALLDFHSLADLEHWLQVSGH